The DNA sequence CCGCGACGTGGAGGACCTGCTCATCACCATCCTCGACCGCGAGCGCCACGCGGACCTGATCCAGAAGGTGCGGGGGGCGGGAGCGCGCGTGAAGCTGATCGGCGACGGGGACGTGGTGGCGAGCCTGGCGGTCGGCGTGCGCGGCACGGGCGTCCACGCGCTGATGGGCTCGGGCGGGGCGCCCGAGGGCGTGCTCAGCGCGGCGGCGATGAAGTGCCTGGGCGCGGAGATCCAGGGCCGCTTCATCGCCGAGGACGACGCGATGCGCGAGCGGTTCCGAACGATGGGCGTCGACGAGGAGCGCGTCTACAAGACGAACGACCTCGCCTCGGGCTCGCAGATCGTCTTCAGCGCGACCGGCATCACCTACGGCGAACTCCTGAACGGGGTGCGCCGCTTCGGCGGTGGAGCCAGGACCCACACCCTCGTCATGGGCTACGCGAGCCGCGTGGTGCGCTTCATCGACTCCGTGCACCTCGAAGACGACGGGGCGCGGGTGACCATCCGGGTCTGAACGTGACCCGCCGCCCCGGGGCTCGGCCCCGAGAAATTCACCGATCATTGAACGTTGAAGAAGGTGGGGCCGGGCGTTAGGGTGGGGCCATGACGAACCCCACTCCGGTCCGCATGACGATCCTCTACTACTCGACCTACGGGACAAACCACCAGATGGCGGAGGTGGCCGCCGAGGCCGCCCGGGAGGCCGGGGCGGAGGTGCGGCTCGTGAAGGCGCGCGAGACGGCGCCGCAGGAGGTCGTGAACGGCCAGGACGCCTGGAAGGCCCAGCAGGAGCGCACGGCGCACGTGCCGGAGGCGACCGCCGCCGACATGGAGAACACGGACGCCATCATGATCAGCACGCCCACCCGCTGGGGCGGCGCGGCGAGCCAGCTCCGGGTGTTCATCGACACGCTGGGCGGGCTGTGGGCGTCGGGGGCGCTCGCCGACAAGACCTTCAGTTGCATGACGAGCGCCCAGAACCCCAACGGCGGGCAGGAGACGACCATCCAGACCCTCTACGTCATGGCGGCGCACTGGGGCGCGATCATCGTGCCGCCCGGCTACACCGACCCCGCGATCTTCGCCTCGGGCGGCAATCCCTACGGCGCGAGCGTCACGGCGAACGGCCAGCCCCTCAGCGAGGAGGACAAGGCCTCCATCCGCCACCAGGCCCGCCGTCAGGTCGAGATCACCCGCAAGCTGAAGGGCTGAGGCGAGGGTCCAGGGACGCGCTCCGGGGAGACCTGGGGCGCGGTTTTCGTCTTAACGAGGAGAGAGGTCGCGGAGGTACGCCCCGCGCGGGTCGGCCTGGGCACGCAGCCCCGCGAAGGGAAGCGTGACCGTCTCCGCACACGCCGCCACGACGTGCGGCAGGCTCGTGGGCGTGAGGGCCAGACCCTCCGGGGTGAGGTGGGCCGTGAGGTCCAGATCGTTGCCCGTCAACACCTCCCGGCACTCGGCGTCCGCCCCGCTGCGGGCGAGGT is a window from the Deinococcus aestuarii genome containing:
- the glpX gene encoding class II fructose-bisphosphatase — its product is MTGNTKRAGATPGTDSFEHALVLETARVTEGAALAASRWVGMGDKNAVDGAGTEAMRELLNSLDIRGTVVIGEGEMDEAPMLYIGEQLGTGQHEVDIAVDPVEGTVVTAKGLPNGLAVIALSERGGLMHAPDCYMDKLVVPPPAAGRVNLDWPVEANLSVLAQSLDRDVEDLLITILDRERHADLIQKVRGAGARVKLIGDGDVVASLAVGVRGTGVHALMGSGGAPEGVLSAAAMKCLGAEIQGRFIAEDDAMRERFRTMGVDEERVYKTNDLASGSQIVFSATGITYGELLNGVRRFGGGARTHTLVMGYASRVVRFIDSVHLEDDGARVTIRV
- the wrbA gene encoding NAD(P)H:quinone oxidoreductase, producing the protein MTNPTPVRMTILYYSTYGTNHQMAEVAAEAAREAGAEVRLVKARETAPQEVVNGQDAWKAQQERTAHVPEATAADMENTDAIMISTPTRWGGAASQLRVFIDTLGGLWASGALADKTFSCMTSAQNPNGGQETTIQTLYVMAAHWGAIIVPPGYTDPAIFASGGNPYGASVTANGQPLSEEDKASIRHQARRQVEITRKLKG